In Carya illinoinensis cultivar Pawnee chromosome 7, C.illinoinensisPawnee_v1, whole genome shotgun sequence, the following are encoded in one genomic region:
- the LOC122317535 gene encoding sulfate transporter 3.1-like, with product MNNADYAYPSNVECAHRVSIPPPQPFVKTLKNSLKETFFPDDPLRQFKNQPPSRRFVLGLQYFLPILEWAPRYNFEFLKSDLIAGITIASLAIPQGISYAKLANLPPILGLYSSFVPPLVYAMMGSSRDLAVGTVAVASLLTASMLGEEVDAKENPTLYLQLAFTATFFAGVFEACLGLLRLGFIVDFLSHATIVGFMAGAATVVCLQQLKAILGLEHFTQGTDLVSVMRSVFTQTHKWRWESGVLGCCFLFFLISTRYFSKRKPKFFWISAMAPLTTVILGSLLVYLTHAEKHGVQVIGELKKGLNPPSFGDLVFVSPYLMTAIKAGIITGVIALAEGIAVGRSFSMFKNYHIDGNKEMIAFGMMNIVGSCTSCYLTTGPFSRSAVNYNAGCKTAVSNIVMAVAVMLTLLFLTPLFHYTPLVVLAAIIISAMLGLIDYEAAMHLWHVDKFDFVVCMSAYIGVVFGSVTIGLVIAISISLLRVLLFVARPRTLVMGNIPDSMIYRNVEQYPNASNVPGILILEIDAPIYFTNASYLRERIARWINEEEDRIKSSGETSLQYVILDMSAVGNIDTSGISMLEEMKKTADRRELKLVLANPGGEVMKKLNKSKFIENIDQEWIYLTVGEAVGACNYMLHTCKSNPAKKDDQAETWNNV from the exons atgaaTAACGCAGACTATGCGTATCCTTCCAACGTTGAGTGCGCGCATCGTGTTTCGATTCCGCCCCCACAACCCTTTGTGAAGACGCTGAAGAACTCTCTGAAAGAGACTTTCTTTCCCGATGATCCACTTAGGCAGTTCAAGAACCAGCCACCATCGAGAAGATTCGTACTGGGACTCCAGTACTTCTTGCCAATTCTCGAATGGGCGCCTCGCTATAATTTTGAGTTCCTGAAGTCTGACCTTATTGCTGGGATTACAATCGCCAGCTTGGCAATCCCGCAGGGCATCAGTTACGCAAAGCTTGCCAACTTGCCTCCGATTCTTGGCCTAT ATTCGAGCTTTGTTCCACCTCTGGTTTATGCAATGATGGGCAGCTCCAGAGATTTGGCTGTGGGGACGGTTGCTGTTGCATCGCTTCTCACTGCTTCAATGTTGGGGGAGGAAGTTGATGCTAAGGAGAATCCCACGCTTTATCTTCAACTTGCTTTCACAGCGACATTCTTCGCCGGAGTTTTCGAAGCTTGTTTAGGCTTATTAAG GCTAGGTTTCATCGTGGATTTCCTATCACATGCAACCATAGTAGGGTTCATGGCAGGAGCAGCCACTGTAGTGTGCCTGCAACAGCTAAAAGCGATCCTTGGCCTTGAGCATTTTACCCAAGGGACAGATCTTGTATCAGTGATGCGTTCTGTCTTTACCCAGACACATAAG TGGAGATGGGAAAGTGGTGTTCTGGGATgttgtttccttttctttctgatCAGCACTAGATACTTT AGTAAGAGAAAGCCAAAGTTCTTTTGGATATCAGCGATGGCACCATTGACGACTGTCATCTTGGGGAGTCTTCTCGTTTATCTCACCCATGCCGAGAAACACGGTGTTCAAGTG ATAGGAGAGTTGAAGAAGGGGCTGAACCCACCATCGTTCGGGGATCTAGTATTTGTGTCTCCCTATCTCATGACAGCTATTAAAGCTGGCATCATCACTGGCGTCATTGCTCTCGCT GAAGGAATAGCTGTAGGAAGAAGCTTTTCAATGTTCAAGAACTACCATATTGACGGGAACAAAGAGATGATTGCTTTCGGAATGATGAACATTGTTGGTTCTTGCACCTCTTGCTACCTCACCACAG GGCCATTTTCAAGATCAGCAGTAAATTACAACGCAGGATGCAAGACAGCAGTATCAAACATTGTGATGGCAGTCGCTGTCATGCTCACGTTGTTATTCCTGACACCTTTGTTCCATTACACTCCTCTTGTGGTGTTGGCAGCCATAATCATATCCGCAATGCTTGGTCTCATTGATTATGAAGCCGCCATGCATCTCTGGCATGTTGACAAATTTGACTTTGTAGTCTGCATGAGTGCATACATTGGTGTGGTTTTTGGCAGCGTAACAATTGGCCTAGTCATAGCG ATTTCGATATCTTTGCTTAGGGTACTCCTGTTCGTTGCCAGACCAAGGACCTTGGTTATGGGAAACATTCCAGATTCTATGATTTACAGAAACGTTGAACAATACCCAAATGCAAGCAATGTACCTGGAATTCTCATACTCGAAATCGATGCTCCCATTTACTTCACCAATGCAAGCTACTTAAGAGAACG AATTGCAAGGTGGATTAATGAAGAGGAAGACAGAATAAAATCATCTGGGGAAACTAGCCTACAGTACGTAATACTGGATATGAGTG CTGTTGGTAACATTGATACGAGCGGAATTAGCATgcttgaagagatgaagaagactgCTGACAGAAGAGAGCTAAAG CTTGTATTGGCCAACCCTGGAGGTGAGGTGATGAAGAAGCTGAATAAGTCCAAGTTTATCGAAAACATAGACCAAGAATGGATTTACTTGACAGTTGGAGAGGCCGTTGGAGCATGCAACTACATGCTTCACACATGCAAGTCCAACCCAGCtaagaaagatgatcaagcagAGACATGGAACAACGTATGA
- the LOC122316257 gene encoding uncharacterized protein LOC122316257, which produces MEQETQRQYIYRCVVNNQWRLMYKEVKVEGLAGRCSDHLPVLLSLMGYEERIRRRECPFRFEASWIKEEGAKQIVRLGWNKDGPRGDPIKRIQKLLNSCKGVLQGWFRRKDKDRVKDIEMLTKKIQGVQEQEGPQNVEELNLLQMRVGVLLEQ; this is translated from the coding sequence ATGGAGCAAGAGACACAAAGACAATACATTTACAGGTGTGTGGTAAACAATCAATGGAGATTGATGTATAAGGAGGTCAAGGTGGAGGGTCTTGCAGGGAGATGTTCTGATCACCTACCTGTCTTATTGTCTCTTATGGGATATGAAGAAAGGATTAGGCGAAGGGAATGTCCATTCAGATTTGAGGCAAGCTGGATAAAGGAGGAAGGGGCTAAACAAATAGTTAGGTTGGGATGGAATAAGGATGGGCCGAGAGGGGACCCTataaaaagaatacaaaagttgTTGAATTCATGTAAGGGAGTTCTTCAAGGGTGGTTTAGAAGGAAGGATAAAGATAGGGTAAAGGATATTGAGATGCTGACTAAAAAAATTCAAGGGGTGCAGGAACAAGAAGGGCCACAGAATGTAGAGGAACTCAACCTACTTCAGATGAGAGTGGGAGTGTTGTTAGAGCAATAG